The Mustela nigripes isolate SB6536 chromosome 4, MUSNIG.SB6536, whole genome shotgun sequence genome includes a window with the following:
- the OPN4 gene encoding melanopsin translates to MNPPSGPRAQEPSCVATPASPSRWDGSRSSTSSLGQPLAISATAAGAQGAAWVPFPTVDVPDHAHYTLGTVILLVGLTGMLGNLMVIYTFCRTRGLRTPSNMFIINLAVSDFFMSFTQAPVFFVSSLHKRWLFGEAGCEFYAFCGAVFGITSMITLMAIALDRYLVITHPLAAIGVVSKRRAALVLVGVWLYALAWSLPPFFGWSAYVPEGLLTSCSWDYMSFTPSVRAYTMLLFCFVFFLPLLVIIYCYIFIFRAIRETGRALQTFRACEGGVRSPRQRQRLQREWKMAKIELLVILLFVLSWAPYSTVALTAFAGYAHVLTPYMNTVPAVIAKASAIHNPIIYAITHPKYRMAIAQHLPCLGVLLGVSGQRTGPFASYRSTHRSTLSSQASDLSWISGQRRHASLGSESEVGWMDTEAAAMWEAAQQVNIRFPCSQGLEDMETKAPLRPGGAGSGDF, encoded by the exons ATGAACCCTCCTTCAgggcccagagcccaggagccCAGTTGTGTGGCCACCCCAGCCTCACCCAGCAGGTGGGACGGCTCCCGGAGCAGCACCTCCAGCCTGGGCCAACCTCTGGCCATCAGTGCCACG GCAGCCGGGGCTCAGGGTGCTGCCTGGGTCCCCTTCCCAACAGTGGATGTTCCAGACCATGCCCACTACACCCTGGGCACAGTAATCCTGCTGGTGGGGCTCACAGGGATGCTGGGCAATCTGATGGTCATCTATACCTTCTGCAG GACCAGAGGCCTCAGGACACCCTCCAACATGTTCATTATCAACCTTGCGGTCAGCGACTTTTTCATGTCCTTCACCCAGGCCCCCGTCTTCTTCGTCAGCAGCCTCCATAAGCGGTGGCTCTTTGGGGAGGCAG GCTGCGAGTTCTATGCCTTCTGTGGGGCTGTCTTCGGCATCACCTCCATGATTACCCTGATGGCCATCGCTCTGGACCGCTACCTGGTGATCACGCACCCACTGGCCGCCATTGGGGTGGTGTCCAAGAGGCGGGCAGCACTTGTCCTGGTGGGCGTCTGGCTCTATGCCCTGGCCTGGAGTCTGCCACCCTTCTTTGGCTGGA GCGCTTACGTACCAGAGGGGCTGCTGACCTCCTGCTCCTGGGACTACATGAGCTTCACGCCTTCAGTCCGAGCCTACACCATGCTGCTCTTCTGCTTCGtgttcttcctccccctgctggtcATCATCTACTGCTACATCTTCATCTTCAGGGCCATCCGGGAGACAGGCCG GGCTCTCCAGACTTTCAGGGCCTGTGAGGGCGGTGTCAGGTCCCCACGACAACGGCAGCGGCTGCAGAGAGAGTGGAAAATGGCTAAGATTGAGCTGCTGGTCATCCTTCTCTTTGTGCTCTCTTGGGCCCCCTACTCCACTGTGGCCCTGACGGCCTTTGCTGG GTACGCCCATGTCCTGACGCCCTACATGAACACAGTGCCTGCTGTCATCGCCAAGGCCTCTGCCATCCACAACCCCATCATCTATGCCATCACCCACCCCAAGTACAG AATGGCCATTGCCCAGCACCTGCCCTGCCTGGGAGTGCTGCTCGGTGTGTCAGGCCAGCGTACTGGCCCCTTCGCCAGCTACCGCTCCACGCACCGCTCCACACTGAGCAGCCAGGCCTCAGACCTCAGCTGGATCTCCGGACAGAGGCGCCATGCATCCCTGGGCTCAGAGAGCGAGGTG GGCTGGATGGACACAGAGGCAGCAGCCATGTGGGAGGCTGCCCAGCAAGTGAACATACGCTTCCCCTGCAGTCAGGGCCTGGAGGACATGGAAACCAAGGCCCCTCTCAGGCCCGGGGGGGCAGGAAGCGGAGACTTCTGA